The genomic window GTCACCTCATCGACAGGCCGCTTTGTACCTGTGCAAAAGCTGGAGGCCGGCGAGTGCTGGGGCAGTACAGGTATTCCAACGGTGTGAATGGGCAGGCTCCGCTGTCGGTGGCCTTCGGCTCCTACCCCGGGGTACCTGCTGAACAGCCGTCTGAGCCGCCAAGCGCGACTGCTGTGAGTGGTGGCGGACGAGCCGAGCACGGGTCGGGAAGGGACCGAGCGCGGGATGCCTGCGTCAGATCGAGTGGGAAGATCTGCCAGCCCGCCTAGTTCACGACGCCGGTCGGGCTGGGCGGATCGGGGGTTCCGCGAACTCGGGAGTGGCGAGCGGACATATACAGGTATGGGGCCGCCGATGGGTGAAGAGGTTCGCGATGTCGAGCTGTTGGCGCGCGCGCAGGCCGGTGAGGGAGAGGCGTTTGGGCTGATCTTCCGCCGGCACGTCGACGCCGTGTACAACCATTGCTTTCGGCGGTTGGGTTCGTGGAGCGGCGCGGAGGACGCCGCTTCGCTGGTCTTTCTGGAGACCTGGCGCCGCCGGCGTGATGCCGTCGACTCGGACGGCTCGCTGCTGCCGTGGCTGCTCGGAGTGGCGAACAACGTAGTGCGGAACCTGAGTCGCACCGCGCGCCGGTACGACGCCGCGCTGTTCAGGCTCCCCCAGCCTGTGTCCGAGCCGGATCACGCCGATCAGGTGGCGGCCCGGCTCGACGACGAACGTCGGATGCGGGAGGTCCTTCGTGACCTGTCCGCCCTGAGCAGGGTCGAGCAGGACGTCGTCGCGTTGGTGCTGATGTCCGGCCTGAGCTATGCCGAGGCTGCAGTCGCCTTGGGCGTGCCGGTGGGCACCGTTCGCTCCCGGCTGGCCCGCGCCCGTGAGCGCCTCAAGGCCACCGCGCTGGGACCAACCGCATCGAGGCCTGCGCTGACATCGCCCCGTCCAGACCGTCGCGAGTCCGAAGGAGTGCCTGATGGTCGATCTGAGTGATCTCCCGTCCGAGCGGCCCATGCCGCATGTCCACATGCTGGTGCGTCAACAGCGCATCGAGCAGTACGCCGCCGGGCCGACGCGACGTCGATGGGCCGTCCGGAACGCGGTCCGCTACGCGATGGTGGTCGCGGGTGCATCTGCCCTGTTGATCGGCGGCACCGCGGCGGCGTACGTCGCGTTCAAACCCGCGACGGTTCCGGTCGCCGACGAAACTCGTTGCTATACCAAGGCATCCCTGGAGGGGGGCAAGGACTTCTTCGGCACCACCGTCAGCCAGGCGTGGTCGGCCGACGGCACCCGAGACGCTGCATCCGCGGTGGAGGCATGCTCCGCGGTATGGCGGCAGGGCTTGCTGCGACTCGGCTCGAAGCAGGTAGGCGGGCCGGACACCGGGACCGACCATCCGATCCCACCACTAGTTGCCTGCACACTGGACAACGGCGTTGCCGCAGTCTTCCCCGGCGACGAGCAGACCTGCGCTCGACTGGGCCTGCCCCGACTGGCCGAATAGACCCAAGGCGCACCCCGCCCCCGAACGGGCGCGTGTTCAGCCGAACCGATTCGCGGCTACCCGGAGTAGCTGCCAGAGCAGCGCGGTCAGTGCCGCGGTCGAGATCATTGCGATGAGCAGTGTGGGCCACGCTCGCCAAAGGCGCTGGACGTGTGCCAGCCAGGCACCGATAGCGAGCGGGAGGATGACTTGGATCAGCTTCGCTGCGAGGAAGCCGGGTGCGACTTCGCCGTCAGCTGCTGCCGCCAGGAAGACCCAGGGTGGCGCCGCAGCGATCTCTTGCCAGCCTTGGCCCGACAATAATCCGCATGCGATCCCCGCGGCCAGCGCCGAGCCCGTCGTCTGAGTGGTTCGAGTCCGGTGGCCGAGCAGGCCCAGCATTGGTCCCGCGATGAGAGATGCCACGAGCCATGCTGCGGTCATGATCGCCAAAGAGCGCAGCCCGTACAGGTCCGCCGACGATCCGTCGGCCAGATACCCACCGCTCCAGCGTCGGCTCACCACAAGGATCAGCAGGTAGTACACGAGCGTGGCGGAGATCAGCAGGACGGTCGCGCCGTGGACGGCGCTGCGGTGATCAGCTGCTCTCCGGCCTGCCAGGAACGCTGCCAGGCCCCAGGCGAGGCCGCTGCTGATCAATGCCGTGAGCACTTGTCCAGCGGGGGCGGCTGGGTCGAAGGCGTCGGCGGCGAACGCAAGCAGGCCGAGCGCGAATGCCGCGGCCAAGATCCGTGGGTTACGGGCAGCAGGACGCCGCACCGTAAGGTTGATCATGATCGTTCTCCTGGACCGGGCCACGCTACCAGCACCGTGCTCCGTCCGTTGCAGGTTTTCATCGACTGCGGTCGGCGGCGTAGGTGGCCCAGTTGCCGTTGGCTTCGTGCGCCCATTTTCGTCGCGGTGCCGGTATGGACTCCGAGTAGGTCAGCGATGACGACGGCGGGGAGTTCAGCCGCGAGTTGGAGCATGGCGGCGTTGCGGTTGCTGCGGGCGTAGATGCCGAGGGCGTTGAGCCGGCGCATGAGGGTGGCGGAGTCTGCGGGGCGGTCGGGGTGTCGGCCGGGGAACAGCCAATGGTCGGTGTAGAGAGTTCGAGCCATGCCGACGGGCCGCCGCTCGGGAAGGCTGGCAGCGAGGCCGGCCAGGGGTGATGGGAGTTGGAGGGCGTCAGTGCCGACGTCGAGCATGGTGGTGCCGCCGACGTGGCGGAGGTGGCCGGTGGTCAGGCGCGCGATGCGGGCCACCGGTTGGGCGTAGAGCAGTACGAGCAGGCCGGCGAAGCGGTCGCTGATGGTGGCGGCGGAATCGTCGTGCAAGAGGGTGCGGGCCAGGTTCCAGCGGTGTTGGTCGTCGGCGAAGTGCAAGGGCTGGCGGGGCTGGTGTTTCGGCAGCTGGATTCCGGTGATGAGCCGGTGGCTGTCGGCCCAGGAGAGAAACGAACGCAGGATGTCACGGCTGGTGAGGAGCGCGTCGATGTCGGGTTGGCACAGGGTGTCGAGTGATCGTCCTTGCTGACGGATGTCGGCCAGAAGCCGTGCAGCGGCGGTGATCTCGTGGCGGGCGCGGTATCCGGCAGCGGGCCAGATCGCGGGGCGGGGCCGGTCGTTGCGGATGCGGTGGATGACGTGCCAGGTGGCGTAGGAACGCAGCAGACGTCGGTCCTTGGGATCCTCGATGGCCTCGATGGTGCGCTTTGCGAATGCTTCGAGTCGGGCGAGGTGTTCGTTGCGTTCGGGCAGGGCGTCGGCGGCGACGAGCATGCGGCGCAGGTGCTCGACGGACTTGCCGGGTGGTTGGCGGTCGAGAGCGTCGTGGGTGAGCGGGAGCTGCCCGGAGGCGAGCTGGGCGAGGAGGGTGGCGCCGCGGCTGCGGCCGAGCCAGCCGAGTCCGGTGGCGGGGTTGTCCACCGACAGGACGGCGGTGCGGATCGGTTGCAGGGCGGGCAGGATGGTGCCGTCGGGTTGGACGAGCAGCGCGTCGAGGCGGTCGGTCAGGTGGCAGCGCCAGCAGATGGCGTGGCGTCCGGTGGTGGTGCCTCGGCAGCGGGTGACGGTGCCGCAACGGGTGCAGGCGGTGATGGCGGCCTGGTGGCAGGTGCCGCACAGGTCCGGTGAGGTGGCGGTGGCCTTCACGCGG from Actinoplanes derwentensis includes these protein-coding regions:
- a CDS encoding RNA polymerase sigma factor — translated: MGEEVRDVELLARAQAGEGEAFGLIFRRHVDAVYNHCFRRLGSWSGAEDAASLVFLETWRRRRDAVDSDGSLLPWLLGVANNVVRNLSRTARRYDAALFRLPQPVSEPDHADQVAARLDDERRMREVLRDLSALSRVEQDVVALVLMSGLSYAEAAVALGVPVGTVRSRLARARERLKATALGPTASRPALTSPRPDRRESEGVPDGRSE